In the genome of Myxococcales bacterium, one region contains:
- a CDS encoding LysM peptidoglycan-binding domain-containing protein translates to MRKGPRAYWCVSTLVAAGLVSPLALAQESGGAPAGGDGSGQVQVAPSQTNVTTYSTPPPGFPQPGAGDPNEHLPSSSRPTTDPTKGDGFDLSRGSGAGGSIRGTKGSSAVLGRGGAMRVPSFHTVRRGDTLWGLSGYYYGNSWNWPKVWSYNPQVTNPHWIYPGDQVRMKQGGAGDFRDGGTLGDGGGLVDRRAAVPRNTVFLRSTGYIDDPKRQVWGELLGSREDQMLLADGNHVYLKIRKGVNVVPGQKLTIFTAIRKPAAVKGARRPPGQIIAIKGTVRIDHFDDKKRLARGEIVESTDVIERGALIGDVGRRIDVVPPKPSRVNRWARVLTSVYPHELMGQNQVVFIDRGTEDGLSSGNRLFIVAKGDAWRASLKTATRSARDRLRIEVPESASVETTPLKGNEKDFPEEIVGEVRVLRANKYSSVCLVTVSHREIEPGDRAVARKGF, encoded by the coding sequence ATGCGCAAGGGACCGAGGGCTTACTGGTGCGTGTCGACGCTCGTCGCAGCGGGGCTCGTGAGCCCACTCGCGCTAGCCCAGGAGAGTGGAGGCGCCCCCGCCGGTGGTGATGGCAGCGGACAGGTGCAGGTCGCGCCAAGCCAGACCAACGTGACGACCTACAGCACACCGCCGCCTGGCTTCCCTCAACCGGGCGCGGGAGATCCCAACGAACACCTACCGTCGAGCTCGCGACCGACCACCGACCCGACCAAGGGCGACGGGTTCGACCTCAGTCGCGGCTCCGGGGCGGGCGGGTCAATTCGCGGCACGAAGGGGTCGAGCGCGGTGCTCGGCCGCGGCGGAGCGATGCGCGTGCCTTCGTTCCACACCGTGCGCCGCGGCGACACACTCTGGGGGCTGTCCGGTTACTACTACGGTAACTCGTGGAACTGGCCGAAGGTGTGGAGTTACAACCCACAGGTCACAAACCCGCACTGGATCTATCCCGGCGATCAGGTGCGCATGAAACAAGGTGGCGCGGGAGACTTCCGCGACGGCGGGACGCTCGGCGACGGCGGCGGTCTGGTCGACCGGCGCGCGGCGGTGCCGCGCAACACCGTGTTCCTGCGCAGCACCGGCTACATCGATGATCCCAAGCGGCAGGTCTGGGGCGAGCTGCTCGGCTCCCGCGAAGATCAGATGCTGCTGGCCGATGGCAACCACGTCTACTTGAAGATCCGCAAAGGGGTGAACGTCGTCCCTGGGCAGAAGCTCACCATCTTCACCGCGATCAGGAAGCCGGCGGCGGTCAAGGGCGCACGGCGACCGCCGGGGCAGATCATCGCCATCAAGGGCACCGTTCGCATCGATCATTTCGACGACAAGAAACGCCTGGCTCGCGGCGAGATCGTCGAGTCGACGGACGTCATCGAGCGCGGCGCGCTGATCGGCGACGTCGGTCGTCGCATCGACGTGGTTCCCCCCAAACCGTCGCGGGTCAACCGCTGGGCGCGCGTGCTCACGAGTGTCTACCCCCACGAGCTCATGGGACAAAACCAGGTCGTGTTCATCGACCGCGGCACCGAAGACGGTCTCAGCTCTGGCAATCGCCTTTTTATCGTTGCCAAGGGTGATGCGTGGCGCGCTTCGCTGAAGACGGCGACCCGCTCGGCGCGGGACCGCTTGCGCATCGAGGTGCCCGAGAGTGCGAGTGTGGAGACCACACCGCTCAAGGGCAACGAGAAGGACTTCCCCGAAGAGATCGTGGGTGAGGTCAGGGTGCTGCGAGCGAACAAGTACAGCTCGGTGTGTCTGGTGACGGTCTCACACCGAGAGATCGAACCGGGCGACCGTGCGGTCGCGCGCAAGGGTTTCTGA
- a CDS encoding sigma-70 family RNA polymerase sigma factor — MRPRLARAEPTADAPTEPRVEPAPPFVAMVERAQAGDRAAFAELYAQFEPTVRGIALSRVSPAEARDVLHDVFVTVLGRIGSLRVALAFPTWLASITRNRATDYARRDKPNREPDELALGVVSLDERALGILREIQALPESYSEILVLRFVEGMTGPEIAERMGMTEGSVRVKLSRGMKLLRARLQDRGEHVG, encoded by the coding sequence GTGAGACCCCGCTTGGCCCGGGCGGAACCAACCGCCGACGCTCCGACCGAACCGCGCGTCGAACCGGCGCCACCGTTCGTGGCCATGGTCGAGCGGGCCCAGGCCGGCGACCGCGCCGCCTTCGCCGAGCTGTACGCACAATTCGAACCCACCGTGCGCGGCATCGCCCTCTCGCGAGTCTCACCGGCAGAGGCCCGCGATGTGCTCCACGACGTGTTCGTCACTGTGCTCGGGCGCATCGGCTCGTTGCGGGTCGCGCTCGCGTTCCCGACTTGGCTCGCGAGCATCACACGCAACCGGGCCACTGATTACGCACGCCGTGACAAGCCAAATCGCGAACCCGATGAGCTCGCCCTCGGAGTCGTGTCACTCGACGAACGAGCCCTGGGGATCTTGCGGGAGATCCAGGCGCTGCCCGAGAGTTACTCCGAGATCCTGGTGCTCCGCTTCGTGGAAGGCATGACCGGTCCGGAAATCGCCGAGCGCATGGGCATGACGGAAGGGTCCGTGCGAGTGAAGTTGAGCCGGGGCATGAAGTTGCTCCGAGCGCGGCTTCAAGATCGAGGTGAGCATGTCGGATGA
- a CDS encoding glutamyl-tRNA reductase, with the protein MIVVVGLSHRTAPVAVREKIALPKADIARVLGQLVERPELGEAMLISTCNRVELVAAGRSGPQSDTAEVGRAALDGLSRLAPGVREHLYVYEGSEAVSHLFRVASSLDSIVLGEPQILGQLKDAFETAKKAGTVGGCLHRTVPRALRAAKRVRTETQLGVGQISVPSVSVDLARQIFGELRGRTVVLIGSGEMAETVAKLLHHAGTRLLVVGRNEARVGVLAAAVGGEARGWADLPEALIDADVVITSTSAPGFVVDYETIAKLRRKRRGRNLFFVDLAVPRDVDPKVETLGEVFLYNIDDFERVVSESRQSRQREAEAAERIVREETAGWQRWAEVAQVTPVVVALRSRLERFLHAELERSLRTKLKHLGEPERAALEAMLEAALNKMLHAPTTHLRQVVSDEDYESPRVEQLVVALTELFELDAEPASLQSVPSTRPASPESTAEANEPAPSAEDEARRATGTNGK; encoded by the coding sequence ATGATCGTCGTCGTCGGACTGTCGCACCGGACCGCGCCAGTAGCGGTCCGCGAGAAGATCGCGTTGCCGAAGGCAGACATTGCTCGTGTGCTCGGCCAGCTCGTCGAGCGACCCGAGCTCGGCGAGGCGATGTTGATCTCGACCTGCAACCGCGTGGAGCTGGTCGCAGCGGGGCGCTCGGGTCCGCAGTCGGATACGGCCGAGGTGGGGCGAGCCGCCCTCGACGGGCTGTCCAGACTGGCGCCCGGCGTGCGCGAGCACCTGTATGTCTACGAAGGCAGCGAGGCCGTGAGCCACCTGTTTCGTGTGGCGTCGTCCCTCGATTCGATCGTGCTGGGCGAGCCGCAGATCCTGGGCCAGCTCAAGGACGCGTTCGAGACGGCCAAAAAAGCCGGCACGGTGGGTGGCTGCCTGCATCGCACCGTGCCGCGGGCGCTGCGCGCCGCCAAGCGCGTGCGCACCGAGACCCAGCTCGGGGTCGGGCAAATTTCGGTGCCCAGTGTCTCCGTCGATCTCGCCCGGCAGATCTTCGGAGAGCTGCGCGGTCGCACGGTGGTCTTGATCGGCTCCGGCGAGATGGCCGAGACGGTCGCCAAGCTCCTGCATCACGCCGGTACGCGGCTCTTGGTCGTGGGTCGAAACGAGGCGCGCGTCGGGGTGCTGGCCGCCGCTGTCGGCGGCGAGGCGCGGGGCTGGGCGGATCTGCCCGAGGCGTTGATTGACGCCGACGTCGTGATCACCAGCACCAGCGCGCCAGGGTTCGTCGTCGACTACGAGACCATCGCGAAGCTGCGCCGCAAGCGCCGCGGGCGAAACTTGTTCTTCGTGGACCTCGCAGTGCCCCGCGACGTGGACCCCAAGGTCGAGACGCTGGGCGAAGTGTTCCTCTACAACATCGACGATTTCGAGCGCGTCGTCAGTGAATCGCGCCAGAGCCGGCAGCGAGAAGCTGAGGCGGCGGAGCGCATCGTGCGCGAGGAGACCGCGGGCTGGCAACGCTGGGCCGAGGTCGCACAGGTCACGCCGGTGGTGGTCGCGCTGCGCTCTCGGCTCGAGCGCTTCCTGCACGCCGAGCTGGAGCGCAGCCTGCGCACGAAGCTCAAACACCTGGGCGAGCCCGAACGCGCGGCGCTGGAGGCGATGCTGGAGGCAGCGCTGAACAAGATGCTGCACGCTCCGACCACGCATTTGCGTCAGGTGGTCAGCGACGAGGACTACGAGAGCCCCCGGGTCGAGCAGCTCGTCGTCGCGTTGACCGAGTTGTTCGAGCTGGATGCGGAGCCTGCTTCGCTCCAGTCGGTGCCGTCGACGCGCCCGGCATCCCCCGAATCGACCGCCGAGGCCAATGAGCCTGCCCCGAGCGCCGAGGACGAGGCGCGGCGCGCCACTGGAACCAACGGAAAATGA
- the pssA gene encoding CDP-diacylglycerol--serine O-phosphatidyltransferase, whose amino-acid sequence MLAQVRLHAPIWTGRTSEGRVEDVKLRARKGGERRRRLDLKKTLFVLPNMITMAAVFCGFNAIRLCAKPGAEIEDYHRAAVLLMFAMLFDMLDGRVARLTKTQSAFGLQLDSLADLVSFGVAPALLVYQWVLHRHPVPGLIVAFIYVACAAARLARFNVLSSAPSGAPVKPGKYIVGLPSPPASGVLISLAVADSAVGGSLGAEQNTLVFFAVTLIVALLMVSNVRFRSFKDLRLNPATILFVLFVMGSCLAVSQIWKPQFVLVWLLGVYITIGVVESARSLARWLLRERPRDTLPPAE is encoded by the coding sequence ATGTTGGCGCAGGTGCGCCTACACGCCCCAATCTGGACGGGCCGGACCTCCGAAGGTAGGGTCGAGGACGTGAAGCTGAGGGCCCGAAAGGGAGGGGAACGCCGCAGGCGTTTGGACCTCAAGAAGACGTTATTCGTCCTGCCGAACATGATCACCATGGCGGCGGTGTTCTGCGGTTTCAACGCCATCCGGCTGTGTGCCAAGCCGGGCGCGGAGATCGAGGACTATCACCGCGCCGCAGTGCTGCTCATGTTCGCGATGCTGTTCGACATGCTCGACGGCCGCGTCGCTCGCCTCACCAAGACCCAGAGCGCGTTCGGCCTGCAGCTGGACTCCCTGGCAGATCTGGTCTCGTTCGGCGTCGCACCAGCCCTGCTCGTTTATCAGTGGGTGCTGCACCGCCACCCGGTCCCGGGACTCATCGTGGCGTTCATCTACGTGGCCTGCGCCGCCGCACGCCTCGCCCGGTTCAACGTGCTCTCGTCGGCGCCCAGCGGCGCCCCGGTGAAACCCGGCAAATACATCGTAGGTTTGCCGTCGCCGCCGGCTTCGGGCGTGCTCATTTCGCTGGCGGTCGCCGACTCCGCCGTCGGTGGCTCTCTCGGCGCGGAGCAAAACACGCTCGTCTTCTTCGCGGTCACGCTGATCGTCGCGCTGCTCATGGTGTCGAACGTGCGCTTTCGCTCGTTCAAGGATCTCCGGCTCAACCCGGCGACGATCTTGTTCGTGTTGTTCGTGATGGGGTCGTGCCTCGCCGTGTCGCAGATCTGGAAACCCCAGTTCGTGCTGGTCTGGTTGCTCGGCGTGTACATCACCATCGGCGTGGTCGAGTCGGCCCGCAGTCTGGCTCGCTGGTTGCTGCGCGAGCGCCCGCGGGACACTTTGCCGCCGGCGGAGTGA
- the ccsA gene encoding cytochrome c biogenesis protein CcsA, with amino-acid sequence MERAATLAFYFGAAAYAAAAILFFLDLSRREGSASAARTAPIALALGALLHAVHVVTGSLFSRICPVESLHFSLSLSALILAGMYLALRVRFKLQAIGAVVAPLALTFLIGAQFVGAEQSSIAGVSRPLLILHITANLMGVGFFLLAGAAGAFYLVQERSLKEKRPTWLTAKLPPLDALDRTEHRLLLIGFPLLTFGVVTGGFFASRGGVTGGVEMLRTALGYGTWVVLAAVLILRAAVGWRGRRSAYGTLAGVICVTTVILLYAFRIGGGRG; translated from the coding sequence ATGGAACGAGCCGCAACCCTGGCCTTCTATTTCGGTGCCGCGGCCTACGCGGCGGCCGCGATCTTGTTCTTCTTGGACCTCTCGCGCCGCGAAGGCTCCGCGTCCGCCGCTCGGACCGCTCCCATCGCGCTCGCCCTTGGTGCGCTGCTGCACGCCGTCCATGTGGTCACTGGCAGCCTCTTTTCCCGCATCTGCCCCGTCGAGTCGCTGCACTTCTCCCTCAGCTTGTCGGCGCTGATCCTGGCCGGCATGTACCTGGCGCTCCGCGTGCGTTTCAAGCTGCAGGCCATCGGTGCGGTGGTCGCGCCGTTGGCGCTGACCTTCCTGATTGGCGCGCAGTTCGTGGGTGCGGAGCAGAGCAGCATCGCCGGAGTCTCGCGGCCGCTCCTCATCTTGCACATCACGGCCAACCTCATGGGGGTGGGGTTCTTCCTGCTCGCCGGGGCCGCGGGCGCCTTTTATCTCGTGCAAGAGCGCAGCCTCAAGGAGAAGCGGCCGACCTGGCTGACCGCGAAGCTGCCGCCGCTCGACGCGCTCGATCGCACCGAGCACCGGCTCTTGCTCATCGGTTTTCCGTTGCTGACCTTCGGCGTCGTGACTGGCGGCTTCTTCGCCAGTCGGGGCGGCGTGACCGGGGGCGTCGAGATGCTGCGCACGGCCCTTGGATATGGAACGTGGGTGGTGCTCGCCGCGGTGCTGATCTTGCGGGCTGCGGTGGGTTGGCGCGGACGGCGCTCGGCCTATGGCACGTTGGCCGGTGTCATCTGCGTCACTACGGTGATCTTGCTCTACGCATTCCGCATCGGCGGAGGTCGCGGATGA
- a CDS encoding AgmX/PglI C-terminal domain-containing protein: MSDDYLWDRAGTPAPDELFLERLMPRLRDQVRRAAPSELEPPFAMRRTQRRPLLFFGLAATLVLAVGAVAAHGYLGSSIPIGIRGEPPTSNPAGAPITASAEVAPTTPTTRLVPSPSAAHAARAIRPNEAPRAPVVPQPRSDEPEKPAPAAIPSVSDAPPATAAEPQGNQRGHAEIQAVIAGHRSEVRQRCWEPALAKRSEHAATTVRLTVRFTIEANGKTSGASAGPASPDYPALAGCIAAETRGWRFGPAASAIAVNVPFVFTEAR; this comes from the coding sequence ATGTCGGATGACTACCTGTGGGACCGCGCGGGCACGCCGGCGCCCGACGAGCTCTTCCTGGAGCGGCTGATGCCTCGCCTGCGGGACCAGGTTCGGCGCGCCGCGCCGAGTGAGCTCGAACCTCCGTTCGCGATGCGGCGCACGCAGCGTCGACCCCTGCTGTTCTTCGGGTTGGCAGCGACGCTCGTGTTGGCGGTGGGGGCCGTCGCGGCGCACGGCTACCTGGGCTCATCCATTCCGATCGGGATACGGGGTGAACCACCCACCAGCAACCCGGCGGGAGCTCCGATCACCGCGAGCGCCGAAGTGGCACCCACCACCCCCACGACACGCCTGGTGCCGTCACCGAGCGCGGCGCATGCCGCCCGGGCGATTCGGCCAAACGAAGCGCCGAGAGCGCCCGTCGTACCCCAACCGCGAAGCGATGAACCCGAGAAGCCCGCGCCGGCTGCCATCCCGAGTGTGAGCGACGCTCCGCCAGCGACGGCCGCAGAACCGCAGGGCAACCAGCGGGGGCACGCGGAGATCCAGGCCGTGATCGCCGGCCATCGAAGCGAGGTCCGCCAGCGATGCTGGGAGCCGGCGCTGGCCAAACGCAGCGAGCACGCCGCGACGACGGTGCGCCTCACCGTCCGCTTCACCATCGAGGCGAACGGCAAGACCTCGGGTGCGAGCGCTGGACCGGCCAGTCCGGACTACCCGGCGCTGGCTGGATGCATCGCAGCGGAGACGCGCGGCTGGCGCTTCGGACCGGCCGCCTCTGCCATCGCCGTGAACGTGCCGTTCGTGTTCACCGAGGCACGCTGA